One genomic window of Thermoplasmata archaeon includes the following:
- a CDS encoding ribbon-helix-helix protein, CopG family, whose amino-acid sequence MSVKRKWGRPRGTKHFERQVSVSLPLDSLDMIEERQAREKTTFSEAMRRCLLEYRETKTQLESGAILVVLSRRDREELRGLVENGFVTSETYAGVEAIRRYFEWIRKEREERQKASRIL is encoded by the coding sequence GTGTCGGTCAAGCGCAAGTGGGGACGGCCTCGCGGGACGAAGCACTTCGAGCGACAAGTGAGCGTAAGCCTGCCGTTAGACTCGCTCGACATGATTGAAGAACGCCAGGCTCGGGAGAAAACCACATTCTCGGAGGCGATGCGACGTTGTCTCCTGGAGTACCGCGAGACGAAGACTCAGCTTGAAAGCGGGGCCATTCTGGTCGTGTTGTCCAGGCGTGATCGTGAGGAATTGCGCGGCCTCGTTGAAAACGGTTTCGTAACCTCAGAAACGTACGCCGGTGTTGAGGCGATCCGACGGTACTTCGAGTGGATTCGAAAGGAACGCGAAGAGCGCCAGAAGGCTTCGCGGATACTGTAG